The Ranitomeya imitator isolate aRanImi1 chromosome 3, aRanImi1.pri, whole genome shotgun sequence genome has a window encoding:
- the LOC138671456 gene encoding zinc finger protein 300-like isoform X2, which yields MLSLLNRGEDEDIMQDSSGENLNDIHPRLHSKNLSYNPPNNVKSLHDQSQNITSTDHKYGKRFQCGDCGKQFTQSSSLFIHRRIHTGEKPYTCSLCGKCFTRKSGLDQHERRHTGEKLYSCLVCGKCFVDKSNLVKHDRIHTGEKPYSCLECGKCFTNKSHLVLHQRSHTGEKPFSCSECNKCFTNRSHLVTHERIHTGEKPYLCSECGKCFITKTKLRNHQKIHTGEKPFTCSECGKCYINKSDLVKHERIHTGEKPYSCLECKKCFTDKSSHVTHQRIHQGQ from the coding sequence ATGCTATCCCTACTTAACAGAGGTGAGGATGAAGATATAATGCAGGACTCTTCAGGAGAAAACCTCAATGACATACATCCAAGACTTCACAGTAAAAATCTATCATATAATCCCCCTAATAATGTGAAATCATTACATGACCAGTCGCAGAATATCACAAGTACAGATCATAAATATGGTAAAAGGTTTCAGTGTGGTGATTGTGGTAAGCAGTTCACACAAAGTTCAAGTCTTTTTATACAcagaagaattcacacaggggagaaaccatatacATGTTcactatgtgggaaatgttttacccgcaAATCGGGCCTTGATCAGCATGAGAGaagacacacaggggagaagctgtaTTCATGTTTagtatgtggaaaatgttttgtagaTAAGTCAAATCTTGTTAAACAtgatagaattcacacaggggaaaaaccatattcatgtttagaatgtgggaaatgttttacaaataaatcacatcttgttctacaccagagaagtcacacaggggagaagccattttcatgttcagaatgtaataAATGTTTTACAAATAGATCACATCTTGTaacacatgagagaattcatacAGGTGAGAAACCATatctatgttcagaatgtgggaaatgttttattactAAAACCAAACTTAGAaatcatcagaaaattcacaccggggagaagccattcacctgttcagaatgtggcaaatgttatatTAATAAATCTGATCTTGttaaacatgagagaattcacacaggagagaagccttactCATGTTTGGAATGTAAGAAATGTTTCACTGATAAATcgagtcatgtgacacatcagagaattcaccaaGGACAATAA
- the LOC138671456 gene encoding zinc finger protein 300-like isoform X1, with translation MNDQPYMSNLKEKIPRDDNTDKPRKNVVENVMLSLLNRGEDEDIMQDSSGENLNDIHPRLHSKNLSYNPPNNVKSLHDQSQNITSTDHKYGKRFQCGDCGKQFTQSSSLFIHRRIHTGEKPYTCSLCGKCFTRKSGLDQHERRHTGEKLYSCLVCGKCFVDKSNLVKHDRIHTGEKPYSCLECGKCFTNKSHLVLHQRSHTGEKPFSCSECNKCFTNRSHLVTHERIHTGEKPYLCSECGKCFITKTKLRNHQKIHTGEKPFTCSECGKCYINKSDLVKHERIHTGEKPYSCLECKKCFTDKSSHVTHQRIHQGQ, from the coding sequence ATAAACCCAGAAAGAACGTTGTGGAAAATGTTATGCTATCCCTACTTAACAGAGGTGAGGATGAAGATATAATGCAGGACTCTTCAGGAGAAAACCTCAATGACATACATCCAAGACTTCACAGTAAAAATCTATCATATAATCCCCCTAATAATGTGAAATCATTACATGACCAGTCGCAGAATATCACAAGTACAGATCATAAATATGGTAAAAGGTTTCAGTGTGGTGATTGTGGTAAGCAGTTCACACAAAGTTCAAGTCTTTTTATACAcagaagaattcacacaggggagaaaccatatacATGTTcactatgtgggaaatgttttacccgcaAATCGGGCCTTGATCAGCATGAGAGaagacacacaggggagaagctgtaTTCATGTTTagtatgtggaaaatgttttgtagaTAAGTCAAATCTTGTTAAACAtgatagaattcacacaggggaaaaaccatattcatgtttagaatgtgggaaatgttttacaaataaatcacatcttgttctacaccagagaagtcacacaggggagaagccattttcatgttcagaatgtaataAATGTTTTACAAATAGATCACATCTTGTaacacatgagagaattcatacAGGTGAGAAACCATatctatgttcagaatgtgggaaatgttttattactAAAACCAAACTTAGAaatcatcagaaaattcacaccggggagaagccattcacctgttcagaatgtggcaaatgttatatTAATAAATCTGATCTTGttaaacatgagagaattcacacaggagagaagccttactCATGTTTGGAATGTAAGAAATGTTTCACTGATAAATcgagtcatgtgacacatcagagaattcaccaaGGACAATAA